A stretch of Kaistella flava (ex Peng et al. 2021) DNA encodes these proteins:
- a CDS encoding DUF4286 family protein, with amino-acid sequence MSVLSITFHTTESISKEWDQYMKSDLHQMVENLIDAEKYILSEVESEMISEGKNTNLLLIFENEEKRQDFVEIELTNITERILKEFGQNVMIFKTYLNPKKSRL; translated from the coding sequence ATGAGCGTTTTAAGCATCACCTTTCACACCACCGAAAGCATCAGTAAAGAGTGGGATCAATACATGAAATCCGACCTTCATCAAATGGTTGAAAATTTAATCGACGCCGAAAAATACATCCTTTCAGAAGTTGAAAGCGAGATGATCTCAGAAGGTAAAAACACGAACCTGCTTTTGATTTTTGAAAATGAAGAAAAACGCCAGGATTTCGTCGAAATTGAATTGACGAATATTACCGAGAGAATTTTAAAAGAATTTGGTCAAAACGTGATGATTTTTAAAACCTATTTGAATCCGAAAAAATCGAGATTGTAG
- the gyrA gene encoding DNA gyrase subunit A, producing the protein MHTEGERLIPINIVDEMKSSYIDYSMSVIVSRALPDVRDGLKPVHRRVLYGMYGLNVFSNRKHLKSARIVGDVLGKYHPHGDTSVYDAMVRMAQPWSLRYQLVDGQGNFGSVDGDPPAAMRYTEARMKKISDEILADLDKDTVDFQNNFDDSMTEPSVMPTKIPNLLVNGTSGIAVGMATNMAPHNLTESIDAICAYIDNPEITIDELMKHISAPDFPTGGIIYGYDGVRDALHTGRGRIVLRAKVGFEEIGNRNAIIVTELPYQVNKADMIARTAELVKDDKIIGIYEIRDESDRQGMRVVYELKHDAIPNVVLNMLYKYTALQTSFSVNNIALVKGRPVQLNVKDLILHFVDHRHEVIVRRTKYDLRKARERAHILEGFMKVIGTQDSLDKAIAIIRHSSNPAEAKEGLMNEFELSDIQAQAILDLRLARLTGMELDKIRAEYDEIMALINDLEDILANEPRRYQIIKDEMLDMKEKYGDERRTEIDYSGGEMSIEDLIPDEKVVLTISHAGYIKRTSLSEYKVQSRGGVGNRAATTRDEDFLEYIVAATNHQYMLFFTEKGKCFWLRVFEIPEGSKISKGRAVQNLINIEPDDKIKAYIRTNDLKDQEYINKMNVVMITKNGTIKKTSLEAYSRPRTNGVNAIEIRENDQLLGARLTDGNSEIMIATKDGKCIRFPEEKARAVGRGSIGVRGISLGEGDEVIGMIVVNDVENETVLVVSEKGYGKRTAVEDYRITNRGGKGVITLNVTEKTGNLIAIQMVTDEDGLMIINKSGVAIRMGMDEMRVMGRNTQGVKVINLKKNDEIAAIAKVEMDKEVIIEEGEIVEGAEDAEGTPIAETDSTTETDLTTEADPTIEIENNQNEENEDSEDESAE; encoded by the coding sequence ATGCATACAGAAGGAGAAAGGTTAATTCCTATCAACATTGTTGATGAAATGAAATCCTCTTATATCGATTATTCGATGTCGGTAATTGTTTCCAGAGCGTTACCCGATGTAAGAGATGGCTTGAAGCCGGTTCACAGAAGAGTTCTTTACGGAATGTACGGATTGAACGTTTTTTCAAACAGAAAACATTTAAAGTCAGCGAGAATCGTAGGAGATGTTCTCGGTAAGTATCACCCACACGGTGATACCTCCGTTTACGATGCGATGGTAAGAATGGCGCAGCCTTGGAGTTTGCGTTATCAACTGGTTGACGGACAGGGTAACTTTGGGTCTGTAGATGGTGATCCGCCAGCAGCAATGCGTTATACTGAAGCAAGAATGAAAAAGATTTCAGATGAAATTTTAGCAGATCTTGATAAAGATACCGTTGACTTTCAAAATAACTTTGATGATTCCATGACGGAACCTTCTGTTATGCCAACGAAAATCCCTAACCTTTTGGTGAATGGAACTTCGGGTATTGCAGTGGGAATGGCGACCAATATGGCACCGCATAACCTTACTGAATCTATCGACGCCATTTGTGCGTATATCGATAATCCAGAAATTACGATTGATGAGTTGATGAAACATATCAGCGCTCCCGATTTTCCAACTGGTGGAATTATATATGGTTACGACGGTGTTCGTGATGCTTTACATACTGGACGTGGACGAATTGTCTTGCGTGCAAAAGTGGGTTTTGAAGAAATTGGAAATAGAAATGCAATTATCGTAACCGAGCTTCCTTATCAGGTGAACAAGGCGGATATGATTGCCAGAACAGCAGAACTTGTAAAAGATGACAAGATTATTGGGATTTATGAAATCCGTGATGAATCTGACAGACAAGGAATGCGTGTCGTTTATGAACTTAAACATGATGCGATACCGAATGTAGTTTTAAATATGCTTTATAAATATACGGCATTACAAACTTCATTCAGTGTTAATAATATTGCCTTGGTTAAAGGGCGTCCGGTACAGTTAAATGTTAAGGATTTAATTCTTCATTTTGTAGATCACAGACATGAAGTAATTGTTCGTAGAACGAAATATGATTTAAGAAAAGCGAGAGAAAGAGCGCATATTCTTGAAGGTTTCATGAAAGTGATTGGAACTCAAGATTCTTTAGATAAAGCAATTGCAATTATTCGTCACAGTTCAAATCCAGCGGAAGCAAAAGAAGGTTTGATGAACGAATTCGAGCTTTCTGACATTCAGGCGCAAGCAATCTTAGATTTAAGGTTAGCTCGTTTGACTGGGATGGAACTCGATAAGATCCGTGCAGAATATGATGAGATCATGGCGTTAATTAATGATTTAGAAGATATTTTGGCCAATGAGCCAAGAAGATATCAGATCATTAAAGACGAAATGTTAGACATGAAAGAAAAGTACGGTGACGAAAGAAGAACGGAAATTGATTATTCAGGAGGCGAAATGTCGATTGAAGATTTAATTCCAGACGAAAAAGTAGTTCTTACGATTTCTCATGCAGGTTATATTAAAAGAACTTCGCTTTCAGAATATAAAGTACAGAGTAGAGGTGGCGTAGGAAACCGTGCAGCAACAACCAGAGATGAAGATTTCCTGGAATATATTGTAGCGGCAACCAATCACCAGTACATGCTCTTCTTTACCGAAAAAGGTAAATGTTTCTGGTTAAGAGTATTTGAAATTCCTGAAGGTTCTAAAATTTCAAAAGGTAGAGCTGTTCAGAATTTAATTAATATCGAACCGGATGATAAAATTAAAGCCTACATCAGAACCAATGATTTAAAGGATCAAGAATATATTAATAAAATGAATGTCGTGATGATTACCAAAAACGGAACCATCAAGAAAACTTCATTAGAAGCCTATTCAAGACCTAGAACAAATGGGGTGAATGCTATAGAAATTAGAGAAAACGATCAACTTCTAGGTGCAAGATTAACAGATGGAAATTCTGAAATCATGATTGCAACCAAAGATGGTAAATGTATTCGTTTCCCAGAAGAGAAAGCCAGAGCGGTAGGACGTGGTTCCATCGGTGTTCGTGGTATTTCTTTGGGAGAAGGTGACGAAGTTATTGGTATGATCGTTGTGAACGATGTCGAGAATGAAACCGTTTTAGTGGTTTCTGAAAAAGGATACGGGAAACGTACGGCGGTAGAAGACTACCGAATTACCAACCGTGGCGGGAAAGGAGTAATTACTTTAAATGTTACCGAGAAAACTGGTAATCTGATCGCAATTCAAATGGTAACCGACGAAGATGGTCTAATGATCATCAACAAGTCTGGTGTTGCAATTAGAATGGGAATGGATGAAATGCGGGTAATGGGTAGGAATACTCAAGGTGTGAAAGTAATCAACTTGAAAAAGAATGATGAAATTGCTGCCATCGCGAAAGTAGAAATGGATAAAGAAGTAATCATTGAAGAAGGAGAAATAGTGGAAGGTGCAGAAGATGCGGAAGGAACTCCAATCGCGGAAACTGACTCAACGACTGAAACTGATTTAACTACCGAAGCTGACCCAACTATTGAGATCGAAAACAATCAAAACGAAGAAAATGAAGATTCAGAAGACGAATCTGCCGAATAA